The proteins below are encoded in one region of Oncorhynchus gorbuscha isolate QuinsamMale2020 ecotype Even-year linkage group LG01, OgorEven_v1.0, whole genome shotgun sequence:
- the LOC124047254 gene encoding microtubule-associated protein 2-like isoform X8, protein MLFVLCYTLKMDTDKPDSERSGSLSPDFTEQESPAFLSRDHTAAPLIPKTDMASPSPSLSPLPSNSQSQAKELSKMSILDEPKTVSEKQPSVEVLESTNLTSDSGSGFTTARDQGQGQDVPSDSNEDKSGMSAYFETSALKPDEGSKGVQAEGYYELSTAGEEKKVLGSSSPTVPSPLEINYSMLAQTQSVEEKSDTMGDQKETLPALDRSNECRLSPGKLALDQRSYSLNITIGSMDPSGHGRPRNFSPLATDIMSFTSGSLEESANYLPITIPSVEKEPPPFHPLILETAASVTSDSSSPPHNTATETPGEKTSPQGSESPESPFPPKYYYKNGTVMAPDLPEMLDLAGSRSRLASENTDPEIMRRKSVPVDAQVLGSDSLANLVLGDQSQNQSLAKSESQLEELGYCVFSEYSGPMPSPADLHSPIDSPPQRFTPMALEEKMAEEKLKIDARDKLAEDDKTSQLAESAGSKEKEETKQMGQEDSASEEKDNKKISHENASMENQKDKPASAVKSAESFVTPTVTVTLEEEEKLGDNGPETDAEMAAYERQIRRLEMEDRPLSMEEERELQELREKVKDKFLVHQEAYEEVDAEDVYQLTGVAKDRIGRPIRPSPASSVESTTEEDNVSVTETEKPKQTEGQTTPKKVDIMVMSPSVSVGGLSTTEEDKVLVTETEKPKQTGGQTTPTKLDVMATSPSVSGDGVSTTEEDTVPVMETEKPKQNGGQTTPTKLDVMATSPSVSGDGVSTTEEDTVPVMETEKPKQNGGQTTPTKVDIMVTSPSVSGDGVSTTEEEKVPVMEIEKPKQNGGQTTPTKVDIMVTSPSVSGHCVSTTEEEKVPVMEIEKPKQTGGQTTPTKVDIMVTSPSVSVGGSSTTEEDNVLVMETEKPKQTGGQTTPTKLDVMVTSPSVSGGVVSTTEEDKVPVPEIEKPKQNGGQTTPTKVDIMVTSPSVSCDGVSTTEEEKVSVTEIEKPKQNGGQTTPTKIDVMTMSPTVSGGGVSTTEEDNEKVSKEELKEQVVEVKERTMEENKKVEGEEEDTEQAVEPDEIMIKIKPSMPVEKEEKVEKDRMTNKEEEEEEDSEVLAGAGAALIDVPEPRAAIESVVTVEDDFITVVQTIDEGEEPGHSVRFSTPPEPETPEEEEEESQEVEIMEAASLEEVGDVSEEVLEKEVQASPEKEVQLETEGQTESYDRDETTMDDSILDSSWVDTQDLSTVDVDDDMIMAAEQIEPLRADRVPAPPVKKYKTLQQQKQEKQPVKPKAKSGRVRGREGCVSTPERKPVRKETVCIPREDIKKKKAVNKKTDLTKKAETRSSPSRKSVLKPTAVRHPSPAQPQPHPCARRKPTVGVPEGRRPLSVARQSRDRASSPPLTKIPTCKTRVVALLPPRPNSSCSSHTKKNLLGEVELDRPRPSSGGPRDSTTLPRLIYLDGGSQSPKRSSLPRPASVPRPASILSRRTHHQPHEQEESSTSITSSGSTAPRRPTSFSTEVRAEHRTGRAPSWTGTQSMRSRSLCTTTRTPGSTAISPGTPPSYSYSCRTPGTPLTPGTPRSRSLLQEKKVALLRTPPKSPATTPKQLRILNQPLPDLKNIKSKIGSTDNIKYQPKGGQQHRGRGQTATTTEPKRSPSWIWRLLLRLVSLSLYLSAAHSVTWAPMPAKDQLIQILNKKLDFSHVQSKCGSKDNMKHSPRGGHVLIPSVKLDFSHVQSRCGSLDKRQYAAGGGNVQIQTKKIDLSHVTSKCGSLDNIRHRPGGGNVRIESVKLDFKDKAQPKVGSLDNAHHTPGGGHIMIESHKLLFRDMAKARVDHGAEIIVTQSPVMGMSGTVSPHRDSHLSSSGSINLLESPQLATLAEDVTAALASRACERLDPPSPGTRSLDLPPASSPPQLRTPSPCLQSTPAPDTFPLPPVHPSSGHLPPASSPPQLRTPSPCLQSTPAPDTFPLPPVHPSSGHLPPASSPEPLNLPQVQPDPKPWTPSLASSPAQVPSS, encoded by the exons ATGCTCTTTGTATTGTGCTACA CCTTGAAGATGGACACGGACAAACCAGACAGCGAGAGGAGTGGATCCCTCAGCCCAGACTTCACTGAACAAGAGAGTCCAGCTTTCCTCAGCAGGGACCACACAGCAGCACCCCTGATCCCCAAAACAGACATggcttccccttccccttctctGTCCCCTTTACCTTCAAACAGCCAGAGCCAAGCCAAAGAGCTTAGCAAAATGTCTATACTGGATGAACCTAAAACAGTCTCAGAGAAGCAGCCGTCAGTGGAAGTTCTTGAGTCCACTAACCTCACGTCGGATTCAGGGTCTGGGTTCACTACAGCTAGAGACCAAGGTCAAGGACAAGATGTGCCATCTGACTCTAACGAAGACAAATCGGGCATGTCAGCTTATTTCGAGACTTCGGCCCTGAAGCCAGACGAGGGATCCAAGGGGGTTCAAGCAGAAGGTTATTATGAACTGAGTAccgcaggagaagagaagaaggtcTTAGGGAGCAGTTCCCCAACAGTTCCGTCACCCCTTGAGATCAACTACAGCATGCTGGCACAAACACAGTCAGTGGAAGAGAAATCAGACACGATGGGAGATCAAAAGGAGACCTTACCGGCCCTGGACAGGAGTAACGAATGTAGGCTGTCTCCTGGGAAGCTGGCCCTGGATCAAAGAAGCTACTCTCTCAATATAACGATTGGATCGATGGATCCCAGTGGTCATGGACGACCTAGAAACTTCTCCCCACTGGCCACGGATATCATGTCTTTTACCAGCGGCAGTCTGGAGGAGTCTGCCAACTATCTCCCAATCACCATCCCATCTGTGGAGAAGGAGCCACCACCCTTCCATCCCCTGATCCTGGAGACGGCAGCCTCAGTCACGTCCGACTCTTCATCTCCTCCCcacaacacagcaacagagacCCCCGGTGAAAAGACCAGTCCCCAGGGGTCAGAGTCCCCAGAATCTCCCTTCCCACCCAAATACTACTACAAAAACGGGACAGTCATGGCTCCTGACCTACCTGAAATGCTGGACCTTGCGGGCAGCAGGTCTAGACTGGCTTCTGAGAACACTGACCCTGAGATCATGAGGAGGAAGTCTGTCCCTGTGGACGCCCAAGTCCTTGGCAGCGACTCTCTGGCTAACCTGGTTCTGGGGGACCAGAGCCAGAACCAGAGTCTTGCCAAGAGTGAGAGCCAGCTGGAGGAGTTGGGTTACTGTGTGTTCAGTGAGTACTCAGGGCCCATGCCTTCCCCTGCTGACCTCCATAGTCCCATTGACTCCCCGCCCCAGCGCTTTACCCCTATGGCTCTGGAGGAAAAGATGGCGGAGGAGAAACTGAAAATCGATGCCAGAGACAAACTAGCCGAAGACGACAAGACCAGTCAGTTAGCTGAGAGCGCCGGTTCCAAAGAAAAAGAAGAAACCAAACAAATGGGACAGGAGGATTCAGCTTCAGAGGAAAAAGACAACAAAAAGATCAGCCATGAAAATGCTTCCATGGAAAACCAAAAAGACAAACCAGCTTCAGCTGTGAAGTCAGCCGAGTCCTTTGTAACTCCTACAGTGACGGTTAccctggaagaggaggagaagctAGGAGACAACGGACCCGAGACAGATGCTGAGATGGCTGCCTATGAGAGGCAGATCCGCCGGCTGGAGATGGAGGACAGGCCCCTGAGCATGGAGGAGGAGCGGGAGCTGCAGGAGCTCAGGGAGAAGGTGAAGGACAAGTTCCTGGTGCACCAGGAGGCATACGAGGAGGTGGATGCTGAAGACGTCTACCAACTGACTGGAGTTGCCAAGGACAGGATCGGCAGGCCCATTAGGCCCTCCCCAGCCTCCTCTGTGGAGAGTACCACAGAAGAAGACAATGTTTCAGTTACGGAGACAGAGAAACCTAAACAGACGGAAGGTCAGACAACACCAAAGAAGGTTGACATCATGGTGATGTCTCCATCTGTGTCAGTTGGTGGtttgagcaccacagaagaggaCAAGGTTTtagttacagagacagagaaacctaAGCAGACAGGAG GTCAGACAACACCAACAAAGCTTGACGTCATGGCAACGTCTCCATCTGTGTCAGGTGATGGTGtgagcaccacagaagaagaTACAGTTCCTGTTATGGAGACAGAGAAACCTAAACAGAATGGAGGTCAGACAACACCAACAAAGCTTGACGTCATGGCAACGTCTCCATCTGTGTCAGGTGATGGTGtgagcaccacagaagaagaTACAGTTCCTGTTATGGAGACAGAGAAACCTAAACAGAATGGAGGTCAGACAACGCCAACGAAGGTTGACATCATGGTGACTTCTCCATCTGTGTCAGGTGATGGTGtgagcaccacagaagaagaaAAGGTTCCAGTTATGGAAATAGAGAAACCTAAACAGAATGGAGGTCAGACAACGCCAACCAAGGTTGACATCATGGTAACTTCTCCATCTGTGTCAGGTCATTGTGtgagcaccacagaagaagaaAAGGTTCCAGTTATGGAAATAGAGAAACCTAAACAGACGGGAGGTCAGACCACACCAACCAAGGTTGACATCATGGTGACTTCTCCATCTGTGTCAGTTGGTGGTTCGAGCACCACAGAAGAGGACAATGTTTTAGTTATGGAGACAGAGAAACCTAAACAGACGGGAGGTCAGACAACACCAACAAAGCTTGACGTCATGGTGACGTCTCCCTCTGTGTCAGGTGGTGTTGtgagcaccacagaagaagaCAAGGTTCCAGTTCCGGAAATAGAGAAACCTAAACAGAATGGAGGTCAGACAACACCAACCAAGGTTGACATCATGGTGACTTCTCCATCTGTGTCATGTGATGGTGtgagcaccacagaagaagaaAAGGTTTCAGTTACGGAAATAGAGAAACCTAAACAGAATGGAGGTCAGACAACGCCAACAAAGATTGACGTCATGACGATGTCTCCAACTGTGTCAGGTGGTGGTGtgagcaccacagaagaagaCAATGAGAAAGTTAGCAAAGAGGAGCTGAAGGAGCAGGTTGTAGAGGTCAAAGAGAGGACCATGGAAGAAAATAaaaaggtagagggggaggaagaggatacAGAGCAGGCAGTGGAACCAGATGAAATCATGATAAAGATAAAACCATCAATGCctgtagagaaagaagagaaggttGAGAAGGATAGAATGACaaacaaggaggaagaggaggaggaagatagtgaagTTCTGGCAGGGGCAGGAGCAGCGTTGATTGATGTTCCAGAACCCAGAGCTGCCATAGAGTCAGTGGTGACTGTAGAAGATGACTTCATCACTGTAGTCCAGACCATCGACGAGGGTGAGGAGCCAGGACACAGCGTGCGTTTTTCCACTCCGCCCGAGCCTGAGacaccagaggaggaggaggaggagtcccAGGAGGTGGAGATCATGGAGGCAGCTAGTCTAGAGGAGGTGGGGGATGTCTCAGAGGAGGTCCTTGAGAAGGAGGTGCAGGCCTCCCCAGAGAAGGAGGTGCAGTTGGAGAccgagggacagacagagagctacGACAGAGACGAGACCACCATGGACGACTCCATCCTAGACAGCTCTTGGGTCGATACTCAAG ATCTCTCCACTGTAGATGTGGATGATGACATGATCATGGCTGCCGAGCAGATCGAGCCTCTGAGAGCCGACCGGGTCCCAGCCCCACCAGTCAAGAAGTACAAGACTCTCCAGCAGCAGAAGCAGGAAAAGCAGCCAGTGAAGCCCAAGGCTAAAAGTGGGCGTGTGAGGGGGCGCGAGGGGTGCGTCTCCACCCCTGAACGGAAACCCGTCCGCAAGGAGACTGTCTGTATCCCCAGGGAAGACATCAAGAAGAAAAAAG CCGTGAACAAGAAGACTGATCTGACTAAGAAAGCAGAGACGCGCTCCTCTCCATCCCGGAAGAGTGTGTTAAAGCCTACTGCGGTCCGACACCCAAGTCCcgcccagccccaaccccacccCTGTGCTAGGAGGAAACCTACAG tGGGTGTACCAGAAGGTCGTCGGCCCCTCAGTGTAGCTAGACAGTCTCGGGACAGAGCCTCA TCACCACCATTAACAAAGATCCCCACCTGTAAAACGCGAGTGGTCGCCCTCCTGCCCCCCCGCCCTAACTCATCCTGCTCCTCCCACACTAAAAAGAACTTGCTGGGGGAGGTGGAGCTTGATAGGCCCCGCCCCTCCTCAGGTGGGCCTCGTGACTCTACCACACTACCCAGACTGATATACCTG gaTGGCGGTTCGCAGAGCCCAAAAAGGTCGTCCCTGCCCCGGCCTGCCTCTGTCCCGCGGCCTGCCTCTATCCTCAGCCGGCGTACCCACCACCAACCACATGAACAGGAGGAGAGCTCCACCTCTATCACCAGCTCCGGCTCTACCGCACCCCGTAGACCCACGT caTTCAGTACAGAGGTCAGGGCGGAGCATAGGACAGGACGCGCCCCTAGTTGGACAG GCACACAGTCGATGCGTTCCCGTTCGCTGTGCACCACAACCCGCACCCCAGGGTCCACAGCCATCTCCCCTGGGACTCCTCCCAGCTACAGCTACTCCTGCCGCACACCTGGGACTCCTCTCACCCCTGGCACACCCCGTTCTCGAAGCCTGCTGCAGGAGAAGAAG GTGGCTCTGCTCCGCACCCCTCCCAAGTCACCTGCTACCACTCCCAAACAGCTCCGCATCCTTAACCAGCCCCTTCCCGACCTCAAGAACATCAAGTCCAAGATCGGCTCCACAGACAACATCAAGTACCAGCCCAAGGGGGGACAG CAACACAGAGGCAGGGGCCAAACGGCCACCACAACAGAGCCCAAACGCAGCCCGTCGTGGATCTGGAGATTGCTCCTtcgcctggtctctctctccttatatCTGTCTGCTGCACACAGTGTGACGTGGGCCCCCATGCCAGCCAAAGACCAACTG ATTCAGATTTTAAACAAGAAGCTGGACTTCAGTCACGTACAGTCAAAATGCGGATCCAAGGATAACATGAAGCATTCTCCTCGTGGAGGCCAT GTGCTTATTCCCAGTGTTAAACTGGACTTTAGCCATGTTCAGTCTAGGTGTGGCTCCCTGGACAAAAGACAGTATGCTGCGGGAGGGGGAAAT GTGCAGATTCAGACCAAGAAGATTGACCTGAGTCACGTGACCTCCAAGTGTGGATCGCTGGACAACATCCGACACCGTCCAG GGGGAGGTAACGTGCGCATAGAGAGTGTGAAGCTGGACTTTAAAGACAAGGCCCAGCCCAAGGTGGGTTCCCTGGATAATGCACACCACACCCCTGGTGGAGGCCACATTATG ATCGAAAGCCACAAGCTGTTGTTCCGTGATATGGCCAAGGCCCGGGTGGACCACGGGGCGGAGATCATTGTGACCCAGTCTCCGGTTATGGGCATGTCAGGGACTGTGTCCCCCCACCGCGACAGCCACCTGTCCTCCTCTGGCAGCATCAACTTGTTGGAGTCTCCACAGCTAGCCACTCTAGCTGAAGACGTCACCGCCGCCCTGGCCAGCAGGGCTTGTGAGCGGCTTGACCCCCCCAGCCCAG GCACCAGATCTCTTGACCTTccccctgcctccagtccaccccAGCTCCGGACACCTTccccctgcctccagtccaccccAGCTCCGGACACCTTccccctgcctccagtccaccccAGCTCCGGACACCTTccccctgcctccagtccaccccAGCTCCGGACACCTTccccctgcctccagtccaccccAGCTCCGGACACCTTccccctgcctccagtccaccccAGCTCCGGACACCTTCCCCCTGCCTCCAGTCCTGAACCCCTCAACTTGCCTCAAGTTCAACCTGACCCCAAGCCTTGGACTCCCTCACTTGCTTCTAGTCCAGCCCAAGTTCCCTCATCATGA